The following coding sequences are from one Paenibacillus sp. FSL R5-0912 window:
- a CDS encoding MMPL family transporter yields MKGMSGYGKWVAGGKTKWITLLVWIAVVGALTMIWPSVNSQVVNNAPNLPEDSQSVRAAALAEAEFPAGSGVPALLVWHREGGLSEEDLLHITAVYSKLEQQPLAHQNFVPPLGQLPPQALQASLSEDRSTIVTPVLFDKKADSEQLGESLTEMKTLIGAETGTDPSAAKQDSGDLSLRVSGPVGISVDATGLFKNADVALLIATVILVLVFLLLIYRSPILALIPLVAVGFAYGVTSPLLGKMAEEGWITVDSQAVSIMTVLLFGAGTDYCLFMISRFRQMLKVEENKGRALLSAITHSSGAIAMSGFTVVLALFALLLAKYGAYHRFAVPFSVSILIMGIASLTLVPALLAIFGRTSFFPFVPRTPQMEIERAKAKGKPVPQPKSSPKKGIGYLVISRPWAIVGVTVVVLGILASFSSGIKFTYDILSSFPKDMESREGFDQIGKQFSPGELAPAKLMVDTEGLRGGEDLKVILGGLSYVDVVSDPQQGAVNKNITAYDIEFKANPYSIEAMNHIPALQATVEQALAESGIENAQDKVWISGQTATQYDTKELGERDTDLIIPVVIGMITVLLLIYLRSVVATIYLVATVILSFFSALGLGWIIIHYLLGADAIQGAIPLYSFVFLVALGEDYNIFMISNIWKKRKAMPLKQAIAEGVNETGSVITSAGLILAGTFAVLASLPIQVLVQFGIITAIGVLLDTFVVRPFLVPAITVLLGRRAFWPGKHQDVGESPATGRE; encoded by the coding sequence ATGAAAGGAATGTCAGGCTACGGTAAATGGGTAGCAGGAGGCAAAACAAAATGGATTACCCTTCTGGTGTGGATTGCAGTTGTAGGGGCTTTGACTATGATCTGGCCTTCGGTGAACTCGCAGGTTGTCAATAACGCGCCCAACCTGCCGGAGGATTCGCAATCTGTCCGCGCAGCAGCGCTTGCGGAGGCAGAATTCCCTGCCGGAAGCGGCGTACCGGCCTTGCTGGTATGGCATCGTGAAGGCGGATTGTCAGAGGAAGATCTCCTACATATAACTGCTGTATACTCCAAGCTTGAGCAGCAGCCGCTCGCGCATCAGAACTTCGTTCCGCCGCTTGGTCAGCTGCCGCCACAGGCGCTGCAGGCTTCACTGTCGGAGGATAGAAGTACAATCGTCACACCAGTGCTGTTTGACAAGAAGGCAGACAGTGAACAGCTCGGCGAATCACTGACCGAGATGAAGACGCTGATCGGCGCTGAAACTGGCACAGACCCTTCTGCAGCCAAGCAAGACAGCGGCGATTTAAGCCTTAGGGTTTCCGGTCCAGTCGGGATATCGGTAGATGCAACAGGCTTATTCAAGAATGCTGATGTTGCACTGCTGATCGCAACCGTAATACTGGTGCTGGTCTTCCTGCTGCTGATCTACCGTTCGCCGATTCTGGCATTGATTCCGCTGGTTGCAGTCGGCTTTGCTTACGGTGTAACCAGCCCGCTGCTTGGCAAGATGGCAGAGGAAGGCTGGATTACGGTGGATTCGCAGGCCGTATCTATTATGACGGTGCTGCTCTTCGGGGCGGGGACAGACTACTGCCTGTTTATGATTTCCCGGTTCCGCCAGATGCTGAAGGTTGAGGAGAACAAGGGGCGTGCACTGCTGAGTGCAATCACCCATTCCTCCGGAGCGATCGCCATGAGCGGATTCACAGTTGTGCTTGCGCTCTTCGCGCTGCTGCTGGCCAAATACGGGGCGTACCACCGCTTTGCGGTTCCGTTCAGTGTCTCTATTCTCATTATGGGGATTGCCAGTCTGACGCTGGTTCCGGCACTATTGGCTATCTTTGGTCGAACCTCGTTCTTCCCGTTCGTTCCGCGCACTCCGCAAATGGAGATTGAGCGGGCCAAGGCCAAGGGGAAGCCGGTACCGCAGCCGAAGAGTTCACCCAAAAAAGGAATCGGGTATCTTGTCATTTCCCGGCCATGGGCGATCGTGGGAGTAACCGTGGTGGTATTGGGCATCCTGGCCTCGTTCTCCAGCGGAATTAAATTCACCTATGATATCCTATCCTCCTTCCCGAAAGATATGGAATCGCGTGAAGGGTTCGACCAGATCGGCAAGCAGTTCTCTCCCGGAGAGCTGGCACCGGCCAAGCTGATGGTGGATACAGAGGGCCTGCGCGGCGGAGAAGATCTGAAGGTCATCCTGGGCGGCCTGTCCTATGTGGACGTGGTATCTGATCCGCAGCAGGGGGCCGTTAATAAGAACATCACTGCCTATGATATTGAATTCAAGGCTAATCCGTATTCCATCGAGGCGATGAATCACATTCCGGCACTCCAGGCTACTGTAGAGCAGGCCCTGGCGGAGTCGGGAATAGAGAACGCGCAGGATAAGGTATGGATTAGCGGACAGACCGCTACCCAGTATGATACCAAGGAGCTCGGGGAACGGGATACCGATCTGATTATACCGGTGGTTATCGGGATGATTACAGTGCTGCTGCTGATCTATCTCCGATCTGTAGTGGCGACCATTTATCTGGTAGCTACGGTAATTCTCTCCTTCTTCTCGGCACTCGGTCTGGGCTGGATTATTATTCATTATCTGCTCGGTGCAGATGCAATTCAAGGCGCAATTCCGCTCTATTCCTTCGTCTTCCTGGTAGCGCTGGGCGAGGATTATAACATCTTCATGATCTCGAATATCTGGAAAAAGCGTAAAGCTATGCCGCTGAAGCAGGCCATCGCCGAAGGCGTGAACGAAACCGGATCGGTAATCACCTCCGCCGGACTCATTCTGGCAGGTACCTTCGCTGTATTGGCGAGTCTGCCGATTCAGGTGCTGGTGCAATTCGGTATCATCACCGCGATTGGCGTGCTGCTCGATACCTTCGTGGTCCGGCCGTTCCTGGTTCCGGCCATCACCGTGCTTCTGGGCCGCCGGGCCTTCTGGCCGGGCAAGCATCAGGACGTGGGCGAGTCTCCGGCAACAGGCCGCGAATAA
- a CDS encoding 3-ketoacyl-ACP reductase, with the protein MDLRGTSIVITGAGKGIGKALAMALAKEGANLGLISRTSADLEALKSALTEVYDIKVSIAVADIAVREEAERAVVALQNDLGPFDALINNAGIAQFGTFLEMDPADWERHMQINLFGTYYVTRAALPAMIERSSGNIINISSTAGERGFATGSAYCASKFALMGMTEALAMEVRKHNIRVVALTPSTVNTGLATGAGLKIGDEDRMMQPEDVAELTLAALKLPDRVFLKTAGIWTTNPQ; encoded by the coding sequence ATGGATTTAAGAGGAACCAGTATTGTAATTACAGGTGCAGGTAAAGGGATCGGCAAAGCTCTCGCGATGGCACTCGCTAAAGAAGGCGCTAACCTGGGGCTTATCTCCAGAACTTCAGCAGATCTGGAGGCACTGAAGTCGGCATTGACTGAGGTATATGACATCAAGGTCAGCATTGCTGTAGCTGATATTGCGGTGCGTGAGGAAGCAGAGCGGGCGGTTGTGGCCCTGCAGAATGACCTTGGCCCGTTCGACGCACTTATCAACAATGCCGGGATTGCCCAGTTTGGCACCTTCCTGGAGATGGACCCTGCTGACTGGGAGCGCCATATGCAGATCAATCTGTTCGGCACTTATTATGTAACCCGTGCGGCACTGCCTGCTATGATTGAACGTTCCAGCGGTAACATCATCAATATCTCTTCTACGGCAGGAGAACGCGGCTTCGCTACAGGCTCAGCCTATTGTGCTTCCAAATTCGCTTTGATGGGTATGACGGAAGCGCTGGCGATGGAGGTCCGCAAGCATAATATCCGTGTCGTGGCACTAACCCCCAGCACCGTCAACACAGGTCTGGCCACCGGTGCCGGCCTGAAGATCGGTGATGAAGACCGGATGATGCAGCCCGAGGATGTGGCCGAGCTGACGCTCGCTGCCTTGAAGCTTCCAGACCGCGTCTTCCTGAAGACCGCTGGCATCTGGACGACTAATCCGCAATAA
- a CDS encoding FAD-dependent oxidoreductase — protein sequence MNSQDHRSQGLPQFPESLWRGSTELPSFPELAEDHVTDVAIVGAGITGITTAYLLSKAGYKVTLLEAGEILGGTTGFTSAKITAQHGMIYSDLLKHFGEEQARLYFQSNSEALEWMIATAEEVGLSCGLTREAAYLYADRGDEKTLKQLAAEFEAYSKLGLPGEWLDQVSLPLRAGGAIKLPGQARFHPLEYLKGLLQVVLDKGGKVYEHTMIGEKVDTDGHLTLYTEGEKFKIKCRHAVSASHFPFYDGGSLYFSRLHAERSYCLAIEPEADYEGGMYLSASEPTRSLRAVEWDGRKLVIVGGNNHKTGQGICTFGHYENLEKFAGELLGIRSIPFRWSAQDLITLDRVPYIGKRAEDEEIYIATGFAKWGMTSGTLAARLIADGILGSSNPYTELYDPTRFKANPGIKNFIVQNFSVAKELVAGKVEIIHKKTEDLAPDEGAVVFHDGKRVGGYRDPEGKLHLVDRTCTHMGCECEWNNGERSWDCPCHGSRFSYEGDVIEGPATVPLKNLTAKQ from the coding sequence ATGAATTCACAGGATCACCGCTCGCAAGGTCTTCCGCAATTTCCGGAATCATTATGGAGGGGCAGTACAGAACTGCCCTCTTTTCCGGAGCTTGCGGAAGATCATGTCACAGATGTAGCCATTGTCGGAGCAGGCATTACGGGTATTACGACAGCTTATTTGCTGTCCAAGGCAGGGTATAAGGTCACTCTGCTCGAAGCGGGAGAGATCCTTGGCGGCACCACCGGCTTCACCAGCGCCAAAATCACCGCCCAGCACGGAATGATCTACAGTGATCTGCTGAAGCACTTTGGGGAGGAACAGGCCCGGCTCTATTTCCAGTCAAACAGTGAAGCGCTGGAGTGGATGATCGCTACGGCTGAAGAAGTGGGGCTGTCCTGCGGGTTGACGCGGGAAGCTGCGTATCTGTATGCCGATAGGGGAGATGAGAAGACGCTCAAGCAGCTGGCTGCTGAATTCGAGGCATACAGTAAGCTTGGACTGCCGGGAGAATGGCTGGACCAGGTTTCGCTGCCACTGAGAGCAGGCGGTGCGATCAAGCTGCCTGGACAAGCCCGTTTTCATCCGCTGGAGTACCTGAAGGGGCTGCTGCAGGTCGTGCTGGACAAGGGCGGCAAGGTATATGAGCATACGATGATCGGGGAAAAGGTCGATACGGACGGGCATCTCACCCTCTATACCGAAGGGGAGAAGTTCAAAATTAAATGCCGCCATGCCGTGTCCGCCTCCCATTTCCCATTCTATGATGGAGGCTCCCTCTATTTCTCGCGGCTGCACGCGGAGCGGTCCTATTGTCTGGCTATTGAGCCGGAAGCTGATTATGAGGGCGGCATGTACCTGAGTGCCAGTGAACCTACCCGCTCGCTGCGCGCGGTGGAATGGGACGGGCGGAAGCTCGTAATCGTCGGCGGTAATAACCACAAGACCGGACAAGGCATCTGTACCTTCGGCCACTATGAGAATCTGGAGAAGTTTGCGGGAGAATTGCTCGGCATTCGCAGCATTCCCTTCCGCTGGTCGGCGCAGGATCTCATCACTCTGGACCGGGTCCCCTACATCGGCAAGCGGGCGGAGGATGAAGAAATCTATATTGCCACAGGCTTCGCCAAGTGGGGAATGACCAGCGGGACGCTGGCTGCACGCCTAATTGCAGATGGGATCCTGGGAAGCAGCAACCCTTATACAGAGCTGTACGATCCGACACGCTTCAAAGCTAATCCGGGCATCAAAAATTTCATCGTGCAGAACTTCTCGGTCGCCAAAGAGCTTGTAGCCGGAAAAGTGGAGATTATCCATAAAAAAACAGAAGATCTTGCACCGGATGAAGGGGCCGTTGTTTTCCATGACGGCAAACGGGTTGGCGGCTACCGCGACCCTGAGGGCAAGCTGCATCTCGTGGACAGAACCTGCACACATATGGGCTGTGAATGCGAGTGGAATAACGGGGAACGCTCCTGGGATTGCCCGTGCCACGGCTCCCGCTTCTCTTATGAGGGCGATGTGATCGAAGGACCGGCCACAGTCCCGCTTAAGAACCTCACAGCCAAGCAGTAA
- a CDS encoding ABC transporter ATP-binding protein yields MSEQNKNMKPPQRSGGGFGPGGGPGGPGMRMPAEKAKDFKGTLRRLTRYLRPRQVQLIIVFVMAIASTIFSIFSPKVMGRATTKLFEGAYGKLMGVPGAEIDFGYINDILILLAGLYLLSALFSYIQQYVMAGVAQKVVYDMREQINSKLERLPLKYFDSRTHGEILSRATNDVDNISTTLQQSLTQLITSIVTIIGVIVMMLTISPWLTLITIVTLPLSFVVIMLITKRSQTYFIGQQKSLGQLNGHVEEMYTGHRIIKAFGREKNSLKDFNKINDDLYNSGWRSQFISGIIMPLMMFIGNLGYVLVCVVGGIFVTKKAIDVGDIQAFIQYSRQFTMPITQTANIANIIQSTIASAERVFELLDEEEEVPEVGTSLAKRPVDAEEGSVEFRHVKFGYKEDAILIEDMNIEVSPGQTIAIVGPTGAGKTTLINLLMRFYEISGGEIVIDGVNITNMKRSELRSKFGMVLQDTWLFNGTIRDNIAYGREGATEADVVRAAKAAHADHFIRTLPLGYNTILNEEASNISQGQKQLLTIARAILADPSILILDEATSSVDTRTEVQIQKAMNTLMNGRTSFVIAHRLSTIRDADLILVMNQGSVIEKGTHLELLEAGGFYADLYNSQFSGDDLPDVG; encoded by the coding sequence ATGAGTGAGCAGAATAAAAACATGAAACCGCCGCAGCGTTCAGGTGGTGGCTTCGGACCAGGCGGAGGACCCGGCGGTCCGGGCATGAGAATGCCGGCTGAGAAAGCCAAGGATTTCAAAGGAACGCTGCGGCGCCTGACCCGGTATTTGCGCCCGCGCCAGGTTCAGCTGATTATTGTGTTTGTGATGGCGATTGCCAGTACCATATTCAGCATTTTCAGCCCTAAAGTAATGGGTAGAGCTACCACCAAATTGTTTGAAGGCGCCTATGGCAAGCTGATGGGTGTACCTGGAGCGGAGATTGATTTTGGCTATATTAATGATATTCTGATTCTCCTGGCCGGACTGTATCTGTTAAGCGCATTGTTCAGTTATATACAGCAGTATGTAATGGCCGGTGTGGCGCAGAAGGTCGTCTATGATATGCGTGAACAGATCAACAGCAAGCTTGAACGGCTGCCGCTGAAGTACTTCGATTCCCGGACACACGGGGAAATATTAAGCAGGGCGACCAATGATGTAGACAATATCAGTACTACCCTGCAGCAGAGTTTGACCCAGCTTATTACGTCCATTGTGACGATTATTGGTGTCATAGTAATGATGCTGACCATCAGCCCGTGGCTAACGTTGATTACCATAGTAACACTGCCGCTGAGCTTCGTGGTCATTATGCTGATCACCAAACGCTCACAGACCTATTTCATCGGCCAGCAGAAGTCGCTGGGACAGCTGAATGGTCATGTTGAGGAAATGTATACCGGACACCGTATTATCAAAGCGTTCGGACGCGAGAAGAACTCTTTGAAGGACTTCAACAAAATTAATGATGACCTGTACAATTCCGGCTGGAGATCCCAGTTCATCTCCGGGATTATTATGCCGCTGATGATGTTTATCGGGAACCTTGGCTATGTGCTCGTCTGTGTGGTCGGCGGGATCTTCGTAACCAAAAAAGCAATTGATGTCGGGGACATCCAGGCCTTCATCCAGTATTCGCGCCAGTTCACAATGCCGATTACGCAGACGGCCAATATCGCCAACATCATCCAGTCCACCATCGCTTCGGCGGAACGTGTATTTGAACTGCTGGATGAAGAAGAGGAAGTTCCTGAAGTGGGGACTTCACTTGCGAAACGTCCAGTGGATGCCGAAGAGGGCTCCGTGGAATTCCGCCACGTGAAGTTCGGCTACAAAGAGGATGCTATCCTCATTGAAGACATGAATATCGAGGTCAGCCCAGGACAGACCATTGCCATTGTAGGTCCAACCGGAGCCGGCAAAACGACCCTGATCAACCTGCTGATGCGCTTCTATGAGATCAGCGGCGGGGAGATTGTGATCGATGGTGTCAACATCACCAATATGAAGCGCAGCGAGCTGCGCAGCAAGTTCGGTATGGTGCTCCAGGATACCTGGCTGTTCAACGGCACCATCCGTGACAATATCGCTTATGGCCGCGAAGGGGCTACGGAAGCTGATGTGGTCCGGGCAGCCAAGGCTGCGCATGCCGACCACTTCATCCGCACGCTGCCGCTGGGCTATAACACGATCCTGAACGAGGAAGCCTCGAACATCTCCCAAGGGCAAAAGCAGCTGCTTACCATTGCCCGGGCAATCCTGGCTGATCCTTCAATCCTGATTCTGGATGAAGCCACCAGCAGCGTCGATACCCGCACGGAGGTGCAGATCCAGAAGGCTATGAATACGCTGATGAACGGCAGAACCAGCTTCGTCATCGCTCACCGCCTGTCCACCATCCGTGATGCGGATCTGATTCTGGTTATGAATCAGGGCAGCGTGATTGAGAAGGGCACCCACCTGGAGCTGCTCGAAGCAGGCGGCTTCTACGCCGACCTCTACAACAGCCAGTTCTCCGGGGATGATCTGCCGGACGTGGGCTAA
- a CDS encoding antibiotic biosynthesis monooxygenase, whose protein sequence is MLVVTNTIKIKEGHGEALASRFGADNGVQSMPGFIRMEVWQGAPKEGVEELKICTVWESEEALSGWTSSPAFRDSHRGAGRNEAIVGASLDKYELLLSRTPGN, encoded by the coding sequence ATGCTGGTAGTAACCAACACGATTAAGATCAAAGAAGGACATGGCGAAGCACTGGCCTCGCGTTTTGGGGCAGACAATGGGGTGCAGAGCATGCCCGGATTTATCCGCATGGAGGTCTGGCAGGGCGCGCCCAAAGAAGGCGTGGAGGAGCTGAAGATCTGTACTGTCTGGGAGAGCGAGGAAGCCCTAAGCGGCTGGACGTCCAGTCCCGCCTTCCGCGATTCGCACCGCGGGGCCGGCCGGAATGAAGCCATTGTCGGCGCCTCACTCGACAAGTATGAGCTGCTACTCAGCCGAACTCCCGGTAACTGA